A genomic stretch from Solanum stenotomum isolate F172 chromosome 8, ASM1918654v1, whole genome shotgun sequence includes:
- the LOC125873041 gene encoding uncharacterized protein LOC125873041 yields MGSISDDEECVFFDASENIGQVPDLGSNEPQVLKSSSRIGNFVTSSYQYDVWSRSPSSVRERRREFFSWMGEDPVDVYGSSDSSCEIERIMESSEAVVRTSILEDEFPSRQVPLPGLSVGVLGSYKELDSNETFVCRSGNPDGGRECNVHDQAENNHRTTKLERQQLGFEVNGDAGRKLNVVKRRLISRLRSLTCIVNDKGRSNNSKVDSSSAVQRSRVQRAKVHHRKKRLNELSGLFVGQDIQAHEGSILTMKFSLDGQYLASAGEDKIVRVWQVVEDERSDEVDIPDLDPSCMYFTVNHLSQLAPLVTEKERINKLRGLKKTTGSSCVIFPPKVFRILEEPLHVFRGHSGDILDVSWSENNYLLSSSTDKTVRLWQVGYDKCLKVFSHNNYVTCIHFNPVNDDYFISGSIDGKVRIWAINSGQVVTWTDIKDIVTAISYRPDGKGGIIGSIAGACCFFSLIDHEIQLEEQICLVSKKKSLCKRITGFQFLPQDPSKVIVTCADSLVRILSGINVIGKYRGLTNAGSHLSAAFSSDGKHIISASEDSNVYLWNCHIPEETSVSQPEAVRSFEFFYSDASIAIPWSGLKNVNQENQCHSQVLSQSLNNFPLGASPCFSLGQGLFLEAVPKGSATWPEEKLPLSSPRSVPSAMCKSQYKFLKSSCQSSSSSHAWGLVIVTAGYDGRIRSYHNYGLPSPL; encoded by the exons ATGGGTAGCATTAGTGATGATGAAGAATGTGTGTTTTTTGATGCCTCTGAGAATATTGGCCAAGTACCTGATTTGGGTTCTAATGAACCCCAGGTGCTCAAGTCCAGCTCCAGGATTGGTAATTTTGTCACTAGTAGCTACCAGTATGATGTGTGGAGTAGAAGTCCCAGCAGTGTTAGAGAGCGTCGTAGGGAATTCTTTAGTTGGATGGGAGAAGATCCGGTAGATGTATATGGAAGTTCTGATTCTAGTTGTGAAATTGAAAGGATTATGGAGAGTAGTGAGGCTGTGGTGCGAACCTCAATTCTTGAAGACGAATTTCCTTCTCGCCAAGTTCCTCTACCTGGTTTGTCTGTTGGTGTTTTGGGTTCATATAAAGAGTTGGATTCAAATGAGACATTTGTGTGTCGGAGTGGCAATCCAGATGGTGGAAGAGAGTGCAATGTACATGACCAGGCTGAGAATAATCACAGAACTACGAAATTGGAACGACAGCAACTTGGATTTGAGGTCAATGGAGATGCTGGGAGGAAACTGAATGTGGTCAAGAGGCGTTTAATAAGTAGATTGCGATCACTGACGTGCATTGTAAATGACAAAGGGAGAAGTAACAATTCAAAGGTTGACAGCTCCAGTGCTGTCCAAAGGTCTAGGGTTCAGAGGGCTAAGGTTCACCATAGAAAGAAGCGATTAAATGAACTCTCTGGACTTTTTGTGGGGCAAGATATCCAGGCTCATGAAGGTTCAATATTAACTATGAAATTCAGCCTTGATGGGCAATACCTAGCCAGTGCTGGTGAAGATAAGATTGTGCGTGTATGGCAAGTGGTGGAAGACGAGAGATCTGATGAAGTAGATATTCCAGACTTAGATCCATCTTGCATGTACTTCACAGTGAACCATCTTTCACAACTTGCTCCTTTGGTGACAGAGAAAGAGAGAATCAATAAATTGAGGGGTCTAAAGAAAACAACAGGGTCTTCCTGTGTCATTTTCCCGCCTAAGGTCTTTCGAATTTTGGAAGAACCGCTGCATGTGTTCCGAGGACATAGTGGTGATATATTGGATGTTTCGTGGTCAGAGAACAAT TATTTGCTTTCATCATCAACGGACAAAACTGTTCGTCTGTGGCAAGTTGGATATGATAAATGCCTCAAAGTTTTTTCGCACAATAATTATG tGACTTGCATACATTTCAACCCAGTAAATGATGATTACTTCATCAGTGGTTCAATAGACGGAAAAGTTCGCATTTGGGCGATTAACAGCGGTCAAGTTGTGACTTGGACGGACATAAAAGACATTGTGACTGCTATTTCCTATCGTCCTGATGGGAAG GGTGGGATTATTGGTTCTATAGCAGGCGCATGTTGCTTCTTTAGTTTAATAG ATCATGAGATTCAACTGGAGGAGCAGATTTGTTTGGTCAGTAAGAAGAAGTCACTTTGCAAAAGAATTACTGGCTTTCAG TTTCTACCACAAGACCCAAGTAAAGTGATTGTTACTTGTGCGGACTCCCTAGTAAGAATCCTTAGTGGGATCAATGTGATTGGCAAATACAGAG GCCTAACAAATGCAGGAAGCCATCTCTCTGCTGCTTTCTCCTCAGATGGGAAGCATATCATCTCTGCATCTGAAGATTCTAATGTCTATCTGTGGAACTGTCACATTCCAGAAGAGACTTCTGTGTCTCAACCTGAAGCGGTGAGATCATTTGAGTTCTTCTATAGTGATGCATCCATTGCAATACCTTGGTCTGGACTGAAAAATGTCAACCAAGAGAATCAGTGTCACTCACAAGTGCTGAGTCAAAGCTTAAACAATTTTCCTTTGGGGGCTTCTCCTTGTTTCTCTTTAGGACAAGGGTTGTTTTTAGAGGCAGTTCCGAAGGGATCTGCCACCTGGCCTGAAGAGAAGCTTCCACTGTCAAGTCCTCGGTCTGTGCCTTCTGCAATGTGTAAATCTCAATACAAGTTTCTCAAAAGTTCTTGCCAGAGTTCATCCAGTTCTCATGCCTGGGGTTTAGTTATTGTTACTGCAGGCTATGATGGGCGAATAAGGTCATATCATAATTATGGACTGCCTTCACCACTTTGA